A single genomic interval of Eurosta solidaginis isolate ZX-2024a chromosome 3, ASM4086904v1, whole genome shotgun sequence harbors:
- the CysRS gene encoding cysteine--tRNA ligase, cytoplasmic, whose amino-acid sequence MSKRTQPVWQAPSASERPKLRLFNSLTRQKEEFVPLDGNNVTWYSCGPTVYDASHMGHARSYISFDILRRVLSDYFGYNIFYVMNVTDIDDKIIKRARHNYLYDRYVSVASTLSWERLLADQKEVLEQFYAICKATSDHDKKNMYERMLIRMTDAMDTLTMAVASNDSEKVDEACEIYLAEAKDPIAEWLDRKEGTTVKDNSIFETLPRYFENSFHKDMQALNILPPDVLTRVSEYVPQIIKFIERIIANELAYSANGSVYFDVNAFDKREIHHYAKLVPEAYGDTKSLQEGEGDLSVTEDKLSEKRSPNDFALWKASKAGEPSWQSPWGEGRPGWHIECSAMASDIFGPKFDIHTGGVDLKFPHHDNELAQSEAAFNEAEWVKYFLHTGHLTIAGCKMSKSLKNFITIQDALKKNTPCQLRLAFLLHSWKDTLDYSDNTMEMVCQYERFLNEFFLNVKDITRHLQTGAPNSHFSAWTSAEAALHEKFKLTRDSVHEALCDNIDTRRALDSLRELVSVSNVYIRDHKNCTNSLLLRRIALYMTDILHIFGTIQGPRGGIGFPVGGTSDRNGGNMESALLPYVDALAEFRNNVREEAKTIKANTILQLCDRLRDEVLPNLGVRLEDKESGKYAVKLVDREVMLREREAKKAVEAEHLAEKQRKQEAAAKLLAAKEAQKRIKPQKMFLNEKDKYSQFDENGLPTHDADGKEISKGLLKKLKKLQQQQEARYKEFLASTTNGN is encoded by the exons atgtcaaaacgaACACAACCTGTTTGGCAGGCACCATCTGCGTCCGAGCGTCCAAAGTTGCGGCTTTTCAATAGTTTGACACGACAAAAGGAAGAGTTCGTACCATTGGATGGTAATAATGTGACTTGGTATAGCTGTGGACCTACGGTATATGATGCATCACACATGGGGCATGCAAG GTCGTACATATCTTTCGATATTTTGCGTCGCGTACTCTCGGACTATTTtggttataatatattttatgtGATGAATGTTACCGATATTGATGATAAAATCATAAAACGCGCGAGACATAATTATCTCTATGACCGTTATGTGAGCGTTGCATCGACACTATCATGGGAGCGATTATTGGCGGATCAAAAAGAGGTTTTGGAGCAATTCTATGCCATTTGCAAAGCAACAAGCGATcatgataaaaaaaatatgtacgaaCGCATGTTAATTAGAATGACTGATGCAATGGACACACTAACGATGGCAGTGGCCAGTAACGATTCTGAAAAAGTTGATGAAGCATGTGAAATATATTTGGCAGAGGCAAAAGATCCAATAGCTGAATGGTTAGATCGTAAAGAAGGAACAACTGTTAAGGATAACTCTATATTTGAAACACTGCCACGCTATTTTGAAAATTCTTTCCATAAGGATATGCAGGCGCTAAAT ATATTGCCGCCAGACGTACTAACGCGTGTCTCTGAATACGTGCCACAAATTATTAAATTCATTGAACGCATAATCGCAAATGAACTTGCCTATAGTGCAAACGGTTCTGTTTATTTTGATGTAAACGCTTTTGATAAGCGTGAAATACACCATTATGCGAAACTTGTACCAGAAGCATATGGTGATACAAAATCATTGCAAGAGGGCGAAGGTGATTTATCTGTAACAGAAGACAAGCTCTCTGAAAAACGTTCGCCAAATGATTTTGCACTGTGGAAAGCTAGCAAAGCAGGCGAGCCATCGTGGCAAAGTCCTTGGGGTGAAGGGCGCCCTGGTTGGCACATCGAATGTTCTGCTATGGCGTCTGATATATTCGGACCCAAATTTGATATACATACAGGTGGTGTAGATTTAAAGTTTCCACATCATGACAATGAGTTAGCGCAATCCGAAGCGGCATTCAATGAAGCAGAATGGGTGAAATACTTTTTACATACGGGTCATCTGACCATCGCTGGTTGTAAAATgtcaaaatcattgaaaaattttattactATACAAGATGCTCTAAAGAAAAATACTCCTTGCCAATTACGTTTGGCCTTCTTATTGCATTCCTGGAAAGACACTCTTGATTACTCAGATAACACAATGGAGATGGTCTGTCAATATGAGCGTTTTTTGAAT gAATTCTTTTTGAACGTTAAAGATATAACACGACACTTACAAACTGGCGCTCCAAATTCACATTTCAGTGCATGGACAAGTGCAGAGGCAGCATTGCATGAAAAATTCAAACTAACGCGAGATTCAGTACATGAAGCTTTGTGTG ATAACATCGATACGCGTAGAGCGCTGGATTCGCTTCGAGAGTTGGTATCTGTTTCCAATGTTTATATACGTGACCATAAAAATTGTACTAACAGTTTGCTTCTGCGGCGCATTGCTTTATATATGACCGATATTTTACACATATTTGGCACCATACAAGGACCACGCGGTGGTATTGGCTTTCCTGTTGGTGGTACCAGTGACCGTAATGGTGGCAATATGGAAAGCGCTTTATTGCCTTATGTAGACGCCCTAGCTGAATTCCGTAATAATGTACGCGAAGAAGCGAAAACTATTAAAGCGAATACTATATTGCAATTGTGCGATAGGTTGCGTGATGAAGTACTTCCGAATTTGGGAGTGCGACTGGAAGATAAGGAAAGCGGCAAATATGCTGTGAAGCTAGTGGACCGTGAGGTAATGCTAAGGGAGCGTGAGGCAAAAAAGGCGGTTGAAGCAGAGCATTTAGCTGAAAAGCAACGTAAACAGGAAGCTGCTGCGAAATTGCTAGCTGCCAAAGAGGCACAGAAACGTATAAAACCACAAAAGATGTTCTTAAATGAAAAAGATAAATATTCGCAATTCGATGAAAAC GGCCTGCCAACACATGATGCGGATGGAAAGGAAATTAGTAAAggtttattgaaaaaattaaaaaaactacagcaacaacaagaagCTCGTTATAAGGAATTTCTAGCTTCAACAACAAATGGTAATTGA
- the LOC137243943 gene encoding nucleoporin Nup37-like: MNNLTSATHTLSFPEQLDCFEFCSSDFATNLIALGSNKKLILGMISLPEDSGTFDWKRLKDLYHESRCVSLCFAPETSLAVVPKSVIFCAAGSDFRLRIFRTDLQSSDTVQILNGHTNYINEVLWDCNGEFLSSVGDDNTCRIWDCKNNFENTVTFHLLSAGMSVKCHTEEPRKVLVAEKRGVIHLYNVQSQTAIISVEAQKCPLKSVDWCPLNRMCITALVAGDIITWDLRRPTPIDVKRVHEDGGQIVRIAPNAETVVASVGRPDVAVKVFTAKSRIPLVDATLKLYGGLSWHHRLPYIGVATDRKLCLWKLQIK, translated from the exons atgaataatttaactTCAGCAACACACACTTTAAGCTTTCCAGAACAATTAGATTGTTTTGAATTTTGTAGCAGTGACTTTGCAACCAATTTAATAGCGCTGGGAAGCAATAAAAAACTTATACTTGGCATGATAAGTTTGCCG GAAGATTCAGGAACATTTGATTGGAAACGTTTAAAAGATTTATATCACGAGAGTCGTTGTGTGTCTCTATGCTTTGCGCCAGAAACCTCGCTAGCTGTTGTACCGAAATCGGTTATATTTTGCGCTGCCGGATCAGATTTTCGTTTGCGCATATTTCGTACAGATTTGCAAAGTTCGGATACTGTGCAAATACTCaacg GCCATACCAACTATATAAACGAAGTTTTATGGGATTGTAATGGCGAATTCTTGTCATCTGTTGGCGACGATAATACTTGTCGTATTTGGGATTgcaaaaataactttgaaaatACCGTAACATTTCATTTATTATCAGCCGGCATGTCGGTCAAGTGTCACACAGAAGAACCACGTAAAGTTCTTGTAGCAGAAAAACGTGGTGTAATACATTTGTACAATGTGCAATCACAAACAGCTATCATATCTGTTGAGGCACAAAAATGTCCATTGAAGTCTGTCGATTGGTGTCCGTTAAATCGGATGTGTATTACTGCACTAGTTGCTGGTGATATAATTACTTGGGATTTGCGCCGCCCCACACCCATCGATGTAAAGCGAGTGCACGAAGATGGTGGCCAAATTGTACGTATAGCACCCAATGCAGAGACGGTGGTAGCGAGCGTCGGTCGCCCAGATGTTGCTGTTAAAGTATTCACTGCTAAATCGCGCATACCTTTAGTTGATGCTACACTTAAACTGTATGGTGGTTTATCTTGGCATCATCGTTTACCATACATTGGTGTTGCAACTGATCGGAAATTATGTTTATGGAagttgcaaataaaataa